TTAGCACGATCTCGACCGGGAACCAGATCAGCAGGAATGTCTCGAAAACAGTGACCTTTCGCTGAACAAAGCTCATCAAAACGCGCAAGCCAAGCAACAACCAGGCCGCCAGCGTGAACCAACCGTACCACTCCATGCCGTAGCGGCCAAAGCCGCCGAAAATATCCAGCCATTCGCGTTCCTTCGCGGCGGAATAGGAGAAGTTGAAAACGATGGAAGCATAGACCATCTCTTTCGCGTCGCTGACGATGGCAAAGTAGATCGTCCACAAGATCAACGGCAGGACGAATCCTACCAGGATCGCAAGAAGGATGCGCAACACCTCACCGTAATGACGTTTGAAGCCGTAAAAGAGGGCGATCGCGCCGAGGATCGCGATCAGCCCGCCGATATTGTTCGCACGGAAGGTGAAACTCAAGCCGAAGAACGCGCCGACCCAGATGTACTTCCAATAGTTCCGCTCCACATCCACCATCGAAAAGAAAAGCACAAGCCCGGCGGCATTGAAAAGCAGGGCATACTCTTCGGTGTAATTTCCATAGCCAAGGGCCACGCGCAAGCCAAGTCCCGCCAGAGTGGCGCCGAACAACGCGGCGCCGATTCCCCAGCGCTTCGAAAGTGTGTCGTATAAAAGCAACAACGTTCCAAAAATGCAAAGGAACTCGACAAGCCAGACGCCCCAGCGCGAGCCGCCTCCCAGCAGCAAACCCAGCGCATTGATGTAAAAAATACCGGGTCCTTTCGAGTCCCAAAAATCCTGATATGGAATCCTGCCATCCAGGATCTGACTGCCCGCGTAAAGGAAAAATCCGCCATCACGCGCAGGCGCGCCGAGAAATGGATTGGCAAGGTCCAACACGAACGCTGTCAATAAAAATAAGAATACAAAGGGTAATATGAGGCGAAGTTTTTTCATCCCTTCCTCACTTGCATCCCCAGCCCCTCCACCAGGTTCTTGATCGTGTTCCAATGCACACGCTCCCACGCCGCCGGGCTGGAATTGGAATTATGCGGCGCAAGCAGGACGTTATCCATTTTCAACAAAGGACTATCTGCCAGCAAAGGCTCGAATTCGAAGACATCCAGCGCCGCGCCTCCCACCTGACCTGAAACCAGCGCCGCAACCAGGGCTTTTTCATCCACGATGGGACCGCGCGCGGTGTTGATAAGAACTGCGCCAGGTTTCATCAGTGCGAGGGTTTTGGCGTTGATAAGATGATGCGATGTCGGGTTGAGATCGCAATTCACAGAGACGAAATCGGAATTGTAAAGTAGTAGGTCGAGAGTGGTCATTTCGATGCCGGTCTCGCTGACAAAGACATGGTCAATGTCAACGATGTCTGTGCCGAGGACTTTCATCCCGAATGCTTTGGCTCTTCGCGTGACCGCCCTGCCGATATTGCCCACGCCGATCACCCCGAGCACACATTCGCTCAACGCCCGACCGGGAATCTTTTCCCATTTGCCGTTCTTCATTTGCCTGTCCATCCACGGACCACGCCGGGCGAATTCGAGCATATAGCCCAACACCGTATCTGCGACAGGGGTGGTGAACGCATTCGGCGTTCGCCCAAGCTTCACCCCGAACTTCGCGCAGGCATCGGCGTCGATGGAGTCGACACCGGTTCCCCACTTCGAGATGACCTTCAATCGCGGCGAGCAGGCTTCGATGACGCGCGCAGTGTAACGGTCATCCCCGCAGATCGTCCCGTCGAACTGACCGGCGTATCTGAGGATATCCTCCTCTTCCATGCGTTCCTGTACATCCGGCACGATCAGATCGATGCCATAGTCCGCAAGAACCGGGCGGAAGCGCTCCAGAAACGGAATCATGTAGGGGGCGGTCATCAATACGGTTGGCATGGAACCTCACCGCTCGTTTCGGGGCCAAGCCCCAAAACGAGCGAAATGTTATTCGCAAAATTTCTTTGTAATGAGTTCATTGACCTCATCTGAAAGTGTCTCGTTCCCGGCAAGGTGCTTCATATTGTTGCAGACCTGCAAACGCAGGTATTTATCGAGGATGACCAGTTTGGTCATCTTGTTGATCTCATCGATGTTTCCCTGAACTGCGTATGCCTGCATGAAGGGAATCCACTCGAGCGGATCGTTTGGATAATAACCCTTGTTCAAAGCCTCATCGAGCAGGTTTGTGACGGTTGCCCAATCGCCGCGCTGACGGGCAAGGTCCGCTTGTTGATAATGGTAACACCAGCCGCGTTCGGGCTCACTTCCAAAAATATCCTGGGGAACATCGGGGACGTCGCCGTCGGTCAGGACAGATTCCAATCTAGAGAACGGCGCGACCATCACAATGCGCCCATCGTCGAATGAATTCAATTCCGGCGAAGCCCCGTTGATGAATCGCACGCAGCTGTTCGGGCTGGACTGCGCAATAACCAGGACATTGCCAAAATCACGCTCAAGATAATTGCCGCGCCGCAGCGGAGTCTCCACACCGCCGTTCGTCGTGATCTGCGTCACCGTATTGCCATCCAACACTGCCGCAGGCAGCTTGATAAGCAACGGATTGCCGCGCTGTTCTTCAGGGTAATAAATAAAATTCGCAGGTCCCCAAATGAAATAATCCTCGCTCAAAGAACTACCCGGGTACAGAACGATCAACGTCACGCCTT
This portion of the Anaerolineales bacterium genome encodes:
- a CDS encoding phosphoglycerate dehydrogenase, producing MPTVLMTAPYMIPFLERFRPVLADYGIDLIVPDVQERMEEEDILRYAGQFDGTICGDDRYTARVIEACSPRLKVISKWGTGVDSIDADACAKFGVKLGRTPNAFTTPVADTVLGYMLEFARRGPWMDRQMKNGKWEKIPGRALSECVLGVIGVGNIGRAVTRRAKAFGMKVLGTDIVDIDHVFVSETGIEMTTLDLLLYNSDFVSVNCDLNPTSHHLINAKTLALMKPGAVLINTARGPIVDEKALVAALVSGQVGGAALDVFEFEPLLADSPLLKMDNVLLAPHNSNSSPAAWERVHWNTIKNLVEGLGMQVRKG
- a CDS encoding glycosyltransferase family 39 protein, with amino-acid sequence MKKLRLILPFVFLFLLTAFVLDLANPFLGAPARDGGFFLYAGSQILDGRIPYQDFWDSKGPGIFYINALGLLLGGGSRWGVWLVEFLCIFGTLLLLYDTLSKRWGIGAALFGATLAGLGLRVALGYGNYTEEYALLFNAAGLVLFFSMVDVERNYWKYIWVGAFFGLSFTFRANNIGGLIAILGAIALFYGFKRHYGEVLRILLAILVGFVLPLILWTIYFAIVSDAKEMVYASIVFNFSYSAAKEREWLDIFGGFGRYGMEWYGWFTLAAWLLLGLRVLMSFVQRKVTVFETFLLIWFPVEIVLSNLSGRNFTHYYISWTLAVAVYSAFVFAEIWQAAFKVPSLEGWNDGFSVIASAVLIIMLFAISPSSWARYGETIRAGGGEYITPVSAYIRDNSKPGDRLLTWYPEMSVNFMSNRASPVKYLYYPLFLDGSLTREIEDSYYNDLTSNPPELILDCSRSVDAIPSLDPATREVQYDIPGVKKKMYIQPKMDEVFEFVEQNYRLENKIDECLIFRLKKD